One segment of Prinia subflava isolate CZ2003 ecotype Zambia chromosome 11, Cam_Psub_1.2, whole genome shotgun sequence DNA contains the following:
- the LOC134556306 gene encoding transcription cofactor HES-6-like encodes MTATTTHKVASTKEERKLRKPLIERKRRERINNCLDQLKETVVGAFHLDQSKLEKADILEMTVKHLQNIQSSKMMADSKVGLEAQQRYSTGYIQCMHEVHNLLLTCEWMDKTLGARLLNHLLKSLPRSGEDTCRAALRSLSPAQQPLLGQKSPLSPKGSARGTNPSQERLYPADSKQASKNSFQLPALSVFNQVDAAPPKQVLQPNLSHNNPRMGSLDMWRPW; translated from the exons atgACGGCCACCACCACGCACAAGGTGGCCAGCAccaaggaggagaggaag TTAAGGAAACCCCTCATTGAGCGGAAGCGAAGGGAAAGGATTAACAACTGCTTAGACCAGCTGAAGGAGACTGTTGTGGGTGCATTTCACCTGGAT CAGTCtaagctggaaaaggcagacATCCTGGAAATGACAGTAAAGCACCTCCAGAACATCCAGAGCAGCAAGATGATGG ccGACTCCAAGGTGGGCCTGGAGGCCCAGCAGAGGTACAGCACCGGCTACATCCAGTGCATGCACGAGGTGCACAACCTGCTGCTCACCTGCGAGTGGATGGACAAGACCCTCGGGGCGCGCCTCCTCAACCACCTGCTCAAATCCCTGCCCAGGTCGGGCGAAGacacctgcagagcagctctgaggtcTCTGAGCCCGgcccagcagcctctcctggggcagaAAAGCCCCCTGAGCCCCAAGGGCAGCGCTCGAGGCACAAACCCGTCCCAGGAGCGCCTCTACCCTGCGGACAGCAAGCAAGCTTCCAAAAATTCCTTCCAGCTGCCCGCGCTGTCAGTCTTCAACCAGGTTGATGCTGCACCTCCCAAACAGGTTCTGCAGCCAAATCTTTCCCATAACAACCCCAGAATGGGGTCATTAGATATGTGGAGACCGTGGTAA